One Bacillota bacterium genomic window carries:
- the spo0A gene encoding sporulation transcription factor Spo0A — protein sequence MNKTIKILIVDDNREFCEILKEYFEGQSDCLVTGIAHNGLQALELLNQEIPDVVILDIIMPHLDGIGVLEKLCLDFEVRPKVIILTAFGQEAMTQRAVELGANYYILKPFDLEVLGNRVRQLASDGAFQTPVPHPKMRNLDVEVTNLIHQMGVPAHVKGYQYLRDAIILVIGEMSLLGAVTKELYPMIAEKHNTTPSRVERAIRHAIELAWDRGNVELMNKFFGYTIDVDRGKPTNSEFIAMVADRLRIGARVS from the coding sequence GTGAATAAGACGATTAAAATCCTGATAGTTGACGATAACAGGGAATTTTGCGAAATTTTAAAAGAATACTTCGAAGGACAAAGTGATTGTCTGGTTACCGGAATCGCCCACAATGGGCTGCAGGCTCTGGAGCTTCTCAACCAGGAAATTCCTGATGTGGTGATTCTGGACATCATCATGCCTCACCTTGACGGGATCGGGGTTTTGGAAAAACTCTGCCTTGATTTTGAGGTGCGCCCCAAGGTTATTATCTTAACCGCCTTTGGCCAGGAGGCGATGACCCAGCGGGCAGTAGAGCTGGGAGCCAATTACTATATCCTGAAGCCCTTTGATCTCGAGGTGCTGGGAAACCGTGTCCGGCAGCTGGCCAGCGACGGCGCTTTCCAGACTCCCGTCCCGCACCCCAAGATGCGCAATTTAGATGTAGAGGTAACCAATTTGATTCACCAGATGGGGGTGCCGGCCCATGTCAAGGGTTACCAGTATCTTCGGGACGCGATCATTCTCGTCATCGGCGAAATGAGTTTGCTGGGAGCGGTGACCAAAGAACTCTATCCGATGATTGCAGAAAAGCACAATACAACCCCCAGCCGGGTGGAAAGGGCGATTCGCCATGCCATCGAACTGGCCTGGGACCGGGGCAATGTGGAATTGATGAATAAATTTTTTGGGTATACAATTGACGTGGATCGGGGAAAACCCACAAATTCGGAGTTTATTGCAATGGTTGCGGACCGGCTCCGGATCGGCGCCAGGGTCAGTTGA
- a CDS encoding 1-deoxy-D-xylulose-5-phosphate synthase, translated as MILERIESPSDLRSLTFAELEALAREIRAYLLDTVSRTGGHLAPNLGVVELTIALHRVFDSPRDKIIWDVGHQCYVHKILTGRRKQFSTLRQYGGLSGFPKARESEHDSFGTGHSSTSISAALGFALARDLKKENYAVVAVIGDGALTGGMAFEAMNHAGHLGTRLIVVLNDNEMSIANNVGALSGYLSRLRTDPLYHRSKEEIEEVLRRIPNIGPRMVRAVERFKDSLKYLLVSGMLFEELGFTYLGPIDGHNLRLLSLTLERAKGLPGPVLIHVYTKKGKGYPPAERNPDKFHGLGPFNLETGEPLSSGPAPTFTQTFGECLIRIARENPGVVAITAAMPDGTGLTEFARKFPDRFFDVGIAEQHAVTLAAGLAKSGCRPVVAIYSTFLQRAYDQILHDVALQKLPVIFALDRGGLVGEDGETHQGIFDLSYLRHIPGMILMAPKDQNELVELLWSALNYEGPVAIRYPRGAGFALNVNLDPPPARLSPGQGELLREGKDFVIVAVGPSVYTALKAAEVLAEQGKDVAVINSRFVKPLDEALILSWAERTKRVLTLEENVRAGGFGSAVLEFLADRGFRGEVVRIGIPDCFVEHGAPEILRRQYGLDVDGVIDFIRAKGW; from the coding sequence GTGATCCTTGAGAGAATTGAGTCCCCTTCGGATTTGCGCAGCCTTACCTTTGCAGAGCTCGAAGCTTTAGCCCGGGAAATCAGGGCTTATTTACTTGATACGGTTTCGCGCACCGGGGGGCACCTCGCTCCCAATTTGGGGGTGGTGGAGTTGACCATTGCCCTGCACCGGGTCTTTGATTCCCCGCGGGACAAGATTATCTGGGATGTGGGGCACCAGTGTTATGTTCACAAGATCCTCACCGGGCGCCGGAAACAGTTTTCCACCTTAAGGCAGTACGGTGGTTTGAGCGGTTTTCCGAAGGCCCGGGAAAGCGAACACGACTCCTTTGGAACCGGGCACAGCAGCACCTCGATTTCCGCCGCGCTGGGTTTTGCCTTAGCACGAGACCTCAAGAAAGAAAACTACGCGGTGGTGGCGGTGATCGGAGACGGAGCCCTCACCGGCGGGATGGCTTTTGAAGCGATGAACCACGCGGGCCACCTGGGCACCCGTTTGATTGTTGTTCTCAATGATAATGAAATGTCCATTGCCAACAATGTCGGTGCTTTATCGGGTTATTTGAGCAGGCTGCGGACCGATCCCCTCTACCACCGCAGCAAAGAAGAAATAGAAGAAGTCCTGCGCCGGATTCCGAATATCGGGCCGCGCATGGTCAGGGCCGTCGAGCGTTTTAAAGACAGCTTGAAGTACCTCCTTGTTTCCGGGATGCTTTTTGAAGAACTCGGTTTTACCTATTTGGGGCCCATAGACGGGCACAACCTCAGGCTTTTAAGCCTCACCCTGGAGCGGGCAAAGGGACTGCCGGGGCCCGTTCTCATCCACGTTTACACCAAGAAGGGAAAGGGGTATCCTCCTGCGGAGAGAAATCCTGATAAATTTCATGGGCTGGGACCCTTTAATTTAGAAACGGGAGAGCCCCTCTCCTCAGGCCCGGCTCCTACTTTTACGCAAACTTTCGGGGAATGCCTCATCCGGATCGCCCGGGAGAATCCCGGGGTTGTGGCGATTACTGCGGCAATGCCGGACGGAACGGGCCTGACTGAATTTGCCCGGAAGTTTCCAGATCGCTTCTTTGATGTGGGAATTGCAGAGCAGCATGCGGTAACGCTTGCCGCAGGTCTGGCAAAGAGCGGCTGCCGCCCCGTTGTTGCCATTTATTCAACCTTCCTGCAGCGCGCTTATGACCAGATCCTCCACGATGTGGCCCTCCAGAAACTTCCGGTGATTTTCGCCCTGGACCGGGGGGGATTGGTGGGAGAAGATGGAGAAACGCATCAGGGTATATTCGATCTCTCTTATTTGCGCCACATTCCCGGCATGATCCTGATGGCGCCGAAGGATCAGAACGAACTGGTGGAGCTGCTGTGGAGCGCCCTTAATTACGAAGGGCCAGTAGCAATTCGCTACCCCCGCGGGGCCGGTTTTGCTCTGAATGTGAATCTGGATCCCCCTCCTGCCCGTCTTTCGCCCGGCCAGGGGGAACTCCTGCGGGAGGGCAAAGATTTTGTAATTGTTGCGGTTGGACCCTCTGTTTACACGGCTCTGAAAGCGGCAGAGGTCCTTGCAGAACAGGGCAAAGATGTGGCTGTAATTAACTCTCGTTTTGTGAAGCCGCTGGATGAAGCTTTGATCCTTTCCTGGGCCGAGAGAACGAAGCGGGTGCTGACCCTTGAGGAAAATGTCCGGGCCGGGGGCTTCGGAAGCGCCGTGCTGGAATTTCTGGCAGACCGGGGCTTCCGGGGCGAGGTGGTCCGGATCGGGATTCCTGACTGTTTTGTGGAGCACGGTGCACCGGAAATTTTGCGCCGGCAGTATGGACTGGATGTGGATGGCGTGATCGACTTCATCCGGGCAAAGGGATGGTAG
- a CDS encoding glycosyltransferase family 2 protein — translation MISVLIPAYNEGDCIGETVKAAWQVKGVRQVLVVDDGSQDDTAARAAAAGAEVLRLPRNAGKGGALNQGVPRLTQPFIALLDGDLGESARELEKLAAPVLEDRADLTIACFPPASRGGGFGLVRGLARGGVYLLTGLRLSAPLSGQRVMKRAVVEAVLPFAKGYGVEVAMTVKAARRGFRIAEVPTTMRHRATGRDWAGFCHRGKQFWHVFWALFRAVRLR, via the coding sequence TTGATTTCGGTATTAATTCCTGCTTACAATGAAGGGGATTGCATCGGTGAAACGGTAAAGGCGGCCTGGCAGGTGAAAGGGGTCCGCCAGGTGCTGGTAGTAGATGACGGGTCTCAGGACGACACCGCAGCCCGGGCGGCAGCGGCAGGCGCCGAGGTTCTCCGGCTCCCCCGCAACGCGGGGAAAGGGGGAGCCTTAAATCAGGGCGTTCCCCGGCTGACACAACCCTTTATTGCCTTGCTGGATGGAGATTTGGGGGAGAGCGCGCGGGAACTGGAAAAACTTGCGGCACCTGTGCTGGAGGATCGCGCCGATTTAACCATCGCCTGTTTTCCTCCTGCTTCCCGGGGGGGTGGTTTCGGACTTGTGAGGGGGCTCGCCCGCGGCGGCGTTTACCTCCTCACCGGATTAAGGCTGAGCGCTCCTCTCTCCGGCCAGCGCGTCATGAAGCGGGCGGTTGTGGAGGCGGTTCTTCCTTTTGCAAAAGGTTACGGGGTGGAGGTGGCAATGACGGTGAAGGCAGCGCGCCGGGGTTTCCGGATCGCGGAGGTCCCCACAACCATGCGGCACCGGGCAACGGGAAGAGACTGGGCGGGATTCTGCCACCGGGGAAAACAGTTCTGGCACGTTTTCTGGGCTTTGTTTAGAGCGGTGAGGCTGAGGTGA
- a CDS encoding class I SAM-dependent methyltransferase → MPRVFATPVVLAQLLVGRVLQLGDQAVDATAGNGHDTLYLARRVGEQGRVYAFDIQEEALLHTATRLRVEGFESRVVLIRAGHERLKEFVPPGIKVVMFNLGYLPGGDHQIITHPDTTVAALEQAADLLAPGGLVTVVVYRGHEGGGDEGRAVLRYVESLNPRQWDVILTEFPNRSPRAPFLVAFQKNSGCRGEEKVL, encoded by the coding sequence ATGCCGAGGGTTTTTGCAACCCCGGTGGTCCTTGCCCAGCTTCTGGTGGGGCGGGTGCTGCAGTTGGGAGATCAGGCGGTTGACGCAACGGCGGGAAACGGCCACGATACCCTTTACCTTGCCAGGAGGGTAGGGGAGCAGGGGAGGGTTTATGCCTTCGACATCCAGGAGGAAGCCCTTCTCCATACCGCAACCCGCCTCCGGGTGGAGGGATTTGAGAGCAGGGTGGTTTTGATCCGGGCGGGCCATGAGCGGCTCAAGGAATTTGTTCCGCCCGGGATCAAAGTGGTGATGTTTAATTTGGGATATTTGCCCGGGGGGGACCACCAGATCATCACCCATCCGGATACCACAGTTGCGGCCCTGGAGCAGGCGGCGGATCTTTTGGCACCGGGAGGCCTTGTGACGGTTGTTGTTTACCGGGGTCATGAGGGGGGAGGGGATGAGGGGAGGGCGGTTCTGCGATATGTTGAGAGCCTCAACCCCAGGCAGTGGGATGTAATCTTAACGGAATTTCCCAACCGTTCACCCCGCGCCCCCTTTCTGGTAGCTTTTCAGAAAAATTCCGGTTGCCGGGGGGAAGAAAAGGTTCTATGA
- a CDS encoding TlyA family RNA methyltransferase encodes MVALGRQGKKRIDLLLVERGFFSSREQARRAVMAGLVFHQGRKVEKPGTFVAPAGEIEVKAPPCPYVSRGGIKLEAALQEFGIDVRGKVVLDAGASTGGFTQCLLKRGAKRVYAVDVGYGQLAWELRQDPRVVVLEKTNIRYLTPEVLRARVDLVTLDLSFISLEKVLPAVRELLKPEGEVVALVKPQFEAGRAQVGKGGVVKDPEVHIQVLERVMAAARDLGFDIRGLTHSPLLGADGNLEFFLWMHLAQEGPSRMVSPGEVRRVVETAHTALRGRSDC; translated from the coding sequence ATGGTAGCCTTGGGTCGGCAGGGCAAAAAGCGGATTGACCTCCTGCTGGTGGAAAGGGGCTTTTTCTCAAGCAGGGAGCAGGCGCGGCGGGCGGTCATGGCAGGTCTTGTGTTCCATCAAGGGCGCAAAGTTGAAAAGCCCGGAACCTTTGTCGCGCCCGCGGGTGAAATTGAAGTCAAGGCTCCTCCCTGCCCTTATGTCAGCCGCGGGGGGATCAAGCTGGAAGCCGCTTTGCAGGAGTTTGGGATTGATGTTCGGGGCAAGGTTGTGCTCGATGCCGGGGCCTCGACAGGGGGGTTTACCCAGTGCCTCCTGAAGAGAGGAGCAAAGCGCGTTTACGCCGTTGATGTCGGGTACGGTCAGCTGGCCTGGGAACTGCGCCAGGACCCGCGGGTTGTGGTGCTGGAAAAGACCAACATTCGCTACTTGACGCCGGAAGTTTTACGTGCCAGGGTGGATCTGGTGACGCTCGACCTCTCTTTTATTTCGCTTGAAAAGGTGCTTCCTGCGGTCAGGGAACTGTTAAAACCTGAGGGGGAGGTTGTGGCCCTGGTCAAGCCCCAGTTCGAGGCGGGGCGCGCCCAGGTGGGAAAGGGCGGAGTCGTCAAGGACCCTGAGGTCCACATCCAGGTCCTGGAACGGGTAATGGCCGCAGCGCGGGATTTGGGTTTCGATATCAGGGGGCTCACTCACTCCCCTCTTTTAGGAGCAGATGGAAATCTGGAATTTTTTTTATGGATGCATCTGGCGCAGGAGGGGCCGTCCAGAATGGTTTCACCCGGGGAGGTGCGCAGGGTCGTTGAAACAGCTCACACTGCTCTCAGGGGCCGTTCGGATTGCTGA
- a CDS encoding NAD(+)/NADH kinase: MKRVGLVVNLRKARGGKILQLLREWFEKRDVQVIMPQCTAEDAELAELGCPGPEFAEQVDMIISLGGDGTLLGTARRTAGTGVPILGVNMGHLGFLTDLEMPDLFPSLERLLRGDYEIEERMMLATEVLREGAAIARFYALNDAAITKGPLSRIIRLETYVKDEYLVTYRSDGIIVATPTGSTAYSLSAGGPIVSPDLDVMIVTPICPHTLYARPFILPEHQTIRIILKSDSPEVMLTIDGQVGFPLRKGDQILVRKAEVRTRLVKLRRRTFFEVLRLKLRESDH, encoded by the coding sequence ATGAAACGGGTTGGTTTGGTGGTGAATCTCCGGAAGGCGCGGGGCGGCAAGATCTTGCAGCTTTTGAGGGAGTGGTTCGAAAAGCGCGATGTTCAGGTGATTATGCCCCAGTGTACCGCTGAAGATGCGGAGCTGGCCGAACTGGGTTGCCCTGGCCCCGAATTTGCAGAGCAGGTGGACATGATCATTTCCCTGGGGGGAGACGGTACCCTCTTGGGAACGGCGCGCCGCACTGCAGGGACGGGAGTTCCCATTTTAGGTGTTAATATGGGTCACCTGGGCTTTCTTACAGATCTGGAAATGCCGGATTTGTTTCCCAGTCTGGAAAGGCTTTTGCGGGGGGATTACGAAATTGAAGAGCGGATGATGCTGGCCACCGAGGTGTTGCGGGAGGGTGCAGCGATTGCCCGCTTTTATGCCTTAAACGATGCCGCGATTACAAAAGGGCCTCTTTCTCGCATTATCAGGCTGGAGACCTATGTAAAGGATGAATACCTTGTTACTTACCGGTCAGACGGAATTATCGTGGCCACGCCTACAGGCTCGACCGCCTATTCCCTTTCCGCAGGCGGACCGATTGTCAGTCCGGACCTTGATGTCATGATTGTGACTCCCATCTGTCCTCACACCCTTTATGCGCGGCCCTTTATTCTTCCCGAACACCAGACCATCAGAATTATCTTGAAGTCCGATTCCCCCGAGGTTATGCTGACAATTGACGGGCAGGTCGGTTTTCCCTTGCGCAAGGGGGATCAAATTCTGGTCCGTAAGGCGGAGGTCCGCACAAGATTGGTGAAGCTCCGCAGGAGAACGTTTTTTGAAGTTCTGCGGCTTAAACTCCGGGAGAGCGACCATTGA
- the argR gene encoding arginine repressor, with the protein MKLRRQQLILEIIEEKPVATQEELALELRARGIRATQATISRDIKELQLVKIPTGDNSYRYARPLQQLEAPRVNERLRRVFQDAVVSLDYSENLIVVHTLPGAAQSIASVIDQVGWREIIGTVAGDDTILVVVKPRDLVHQVLERFESLLE; encoded by the coding sequence ATGAAACTGCGGCGCCAGCAGTTGATCCTGGAAATTATCGAAGAAAAGCCGGTTGCTACCCAGGAAGAACTGGCCCTTGAACTGCGGGCCAGGGGAATCCGCGCAACCCAGGCTACCATTTCCCGCGATATTAAGGAGCTTCAGCTGGTGAAAATTCCTACAGGTGATAATTCATACCGTTATGCCAGGCCGCTGCAGCAGCTGGAAGCACCCCGGGTAAATGAGCGCCTCCGGCGTGTTTTCCAGGATGCCGTGGTGAGTCTCGATTACAGCGAGAATTTAATCGTTGTTCATACCTTGCCCGGTGCCGCCCAGAGCATTGCCTCGGTGATCGATCAGGTGGGCTGGCGGGAAATTATCGGGACCGTTGCAGGGGATGACACGATTCTGGTTGTGGTGAAACCCCGGGATCTTGTGCATCAGGTTTTGGAAAGGTTTGAGTCTCTTCTGGAGTGA
- a CDS encoding copper transporter — MIIDLKYHIASLAAVFLALGIGILIGTTMIGSDVIMKQQERLVMNLQQEFVSLREENRRTAAALAAMQEDLAYQQQFNREVLPVLVQGRLQGRKVALVDLNYRKEHDGLVNVLRTAGAEVQSVTVVNLSALRNPETSSRVAVFLGREREAPPDRYLPDLARTLARALLTGEASELTGFLEEQEIVRISGAYGVAPHDVILIGGGKGKDQDYAKPFDLVLIKTWQSYGLRVFGVEDSRVSVSYMRYYQSAGLTTVDNIDTVYGQVALVRAMGGYPGHYGIKETAEAFIPPLE, encoded by the coding sequence TTGATCATTGATTTGAAATATCACATTGCCTCCCTGGCAGCTGTTTTTCTTGCCCTGGGAATCGGGATTTTAATAGGAACCACCATGATCGGAAGCGACGTAATCATGAAGCAGCAGGAGCGCCTGGTCATGAACCTCCAGCAGGAGTTCGTTTCCCTGAGAGAAGAGAACCGCAGAACCGCCGCAGCCCTTGCGGCAATGCAGGAGGACCTGGCTTACCAGCAGCAGTTTAACCGGGAGGTGCTCCCGGTTCTCGTTCAGGGGAGGCTCCAGGGCAGGAAAGTTGCGCTGGTGGATTTGAACTACCGGAAAGAGCACGATGGCCTGGTCAACGTGCTGCGGACCGCCGGGGCGGAGGTGCAGTCCGTAACCGTTGTGAACTTGAGCGCGCTCAGAAATCCTGAAACCAGCAGCCGGGTGGCAGTTTTTTTGGGCAGGGAAAGGGAAGCCCCTCCGGACAGGTACTTGCCGGATCTCGCCCGCACTCTTGCAAGGGCCCTGCTGACAGGGGAGGCTTCGGAATTAACCGGTTTTTTGGAAGAGCAGGAGATTGTCCGGATTTCCGGAGCCTACGGAGTCGCCCCTCATGATGTCATCCTGATCGGCGGGGGCAAAGGGAAAGATCAGGATTATGCAAAGCCCTTTGATCTCGTTCTGATAAAGACCTGGCAGAGCTATGGACTCCGTGTTTTTGGGGTTGAGGACAGCCGGGTGTCTGTCTCTTACATGCGCTACTACCAGAGTGCAGGGCTCACAACCGTGGATAACATCGACACCGTGTACGGCCAGGTTGCCCTGGTGCGGGCAATGGGTGGTTACCCTGGTCATTACGGGATTAAAGAAACGGCCGAAGCCTTTATCCCTCCTTTGGAGTGA
- the spoIVB gene encoding SpoIVB peptidase, with translation MERAARRRLLSLLFFIFLGASIFALFLQSFVGIPSTYRVSVGEQVRFKNILPRQISSRITAYVSQDGEGMLRWREAGFKKALFCPFLDESPIAALPGQVHLEFRLFGKVPLKRVTVEVVPPVRVVPGGHSIGVLLHTQGVAVVGYAGITDSFGRKACPAREAGIAPGDLILEIEDTPVRSDAQVSFLIDRLARKKEVLRFRVKHQGVFREYRVRPIFCQETRRYRIGLYVRDGAAGVGTLTFFDPKTKRYGALGHVITDSETNQWLDLSDGKIVRATVQGIQQGQRGRIGEKVGLFLGSDATTGNIDKNTKYGIFGKLTENLKNPLFPEPVPVALGHQVREGPARLLTVLNGEKIESFAVEIQSVFPQPRPDGKAFILKITDLELLGRTGGIVQGMSGSPLIQNGRLIGAVTHVFINDPTRGYGVLIESMLEEAGLLHFKTRQVTPGLLFWSLVNSTVKNIVSGGIAREKILQRVNPIKIPGLASFCHDSKKDLVFGRRILTCRFCKSKERVTRRRKR, from the coding sequence ATGGAGCGCGCTGCGCGGCGCAGGCTTCTTAGCCTTCTCTTCTTTATTTTTTTGGGAGCGAGCATCTTTGCTCTTTTCCTTCAATCCTTTGTCGGCATTCCCTCCACTTACCGGGTTAGTGTTGGAGAACAGGTCAGGTTCAAGAACATCCTGCCGCGCCAGATCTCTTCCAGGATCACTGCTTACGTCTCTCAGGATGGAGAGGGGATGCTGAGATGGAGAGAAGCAGGGTTTAAGAAAGCGCTGTTTTGCCCTTTTCTCGACGAATCTCCCATTGCCGCCCTCCCGGGGCAGGTGCACCTGGAGTTCCGGCTCTTTGGGAAAGTGCCTCTGAAACGGGTTACGGTGGAGGTGGTTCCTCCTGTCAGGGTGGTGCCGGGGGGGCACTCCATCGGGGTGCTTCTCCACACCCAGGGTGTGGCGGTTGTCGGCTACGCAGGAATAACGGATTCCTTTGGGAGGAAAGCCTGTCCGGCTCGGGAGGCGGGGATTGCCCCCGGGGATCTCATCCTTGAAATCGAGGATACCCCGGTCCGGAGTGACGCCCAGGTAAGCTTCTTAATCGATCGCCTTGCCCGGAAGAAAGAGGTGCTCAGGTTCAGGGTTAAGCATCAAGGGGTTTTCAGGGAGTACCGCGTAAGACCTATCTTCTGCCAGGAAACAAGGCGCTACCGCATTGGGTTGTACGTTCGTGACGGTGCTGCAGGAGTGGGAACCCTCACCTTTTTCGATCCCAAGACGAAAAGGTACGGAGCCCTGGGCCACGTGATTACAGATTCGGAAACGAATCAGTGGCTGGATTTGAGTGATGGCAAAATTGTCAGAGCAACGGTGCAGGGAATCCAGCAGGGGCAGCGCGGGAGGATAGGGGAAAAAGTCGGACTTTTTCTCGGGAGCGATGCAACCACAGGAAATATTGACAAAAACACCAAGTATGGCATCTTCGGAAAACTAACAGAAAATTTGAAAAATCCGCTGTTTCCTGAGCCTGTACCTGTTGCTCTGGGCCACCAGGTAAGGGAAGGGCCGGCCCGGCTGCTGACCGTCCTGAATGGCGAAAAAATAGAGTCCTTTGCCGTTGAGATTCAGAGTGTTTTTCCGCAGCCCCGCCCTGATGGGAAGGCTTTCATCCTGAAGATTACCGATCTCGAACTTTTGGGGCGAACAGGGGGAATTGTCCAGGGCATGAGCGGGAGCCCGCTTATCCAGAACGGAAGGTTGATTGGTGCGGTAACACACGTTTTTATCAATGATCCCACGCGCGGGTACGGGGTTCTCATAGAATCGATGCTGGAAGAAGCCGGATTGCTTCATTTCAAGACCAGGCAGGTGACGCCTGGCCTTTTGTTTTGGAGCCTCGTGAATTCGACAGTTAAAAATATTGTCTCCGGAGGAATTGCCAGGGAGAAAATCTTGCAGCGTGTTAATCCCATTAAAATACCAGGATTAGCCAGTTTTTGCCATGATTCGAAGAAGGATCTGGTTTTCGGACGTCGAATCTTAACTTGCAGGTTTTGCAAATCAAAAGAAAGAGTAACTAGGAGGCGGAAAAGGTGA
- the recN gene encoding DNA repair protein RecN encodes MLVQLSIENLALIEKITLTLDSGLNVLTGETGAGKSIVVDAMNILVGGRASGEQVRTGAERALVEGFFDCTSLPRISQKLAEFGLPASEDGSLLLAREVVRGGRSFCRVNGRIVPLAVYRALGELLVDLHGQHEHQSLLKTERHRELLDRFAGGEVLRQRSLVEDLYQRLAFLKKEKEKRRLDESEVRRRADYLRHAIEEIERARPVPGEEEELQQERERLRYRERLVELTREVVFSLSEGGADLVSASDLLSRALDLTREMARYDASVAKINASLEEIKYKLEDVVDSLHRYRENLDFDPERAREVEDRLFTLKGLMRKYGPSLAEVCAYREQAAAELEELYLVQTRSCELAEEYEKVLREYEEAARLLSALRREKAASFIEAVTDELRSLGMEHARFDIKWDKLDEPAPAGWDCLEFLFSANPGEPLKPLAKIASGGEMSRVMLALKVIFAENDEIPTLIFDEIDTGIGGRTLQVVGERLSSVARTKQVLCVTHSPHIAGRGRRHFYIEKIISGGETRTLVRLLDYQARVEELARMLGGSGDEEVTRIHAEQILQQG; translated from the coding sequence GTGCTTGTCCAGCTTTCCATCGAAAATCTGGCACTGATCGAGAAGATTACCCTGACCCTGGACTCCGGTCTGAATGTTTTGACCGGGGAAACAGGGGCAGGAAAATCAATTGTTGTTGATGCCATGAATATTCTGGTTGGGGGGCGGGCCTCCGGCGAACAGGTGCGGACCGGGGCCGAAAGGGCCCTGGTGGAAGGTTTTTTTGACTGCACCTCCCTGCCCCGGATTTCTCAAAAACTGGCGGAGTTCGGTTTGCCCGCGAGTGAAGACGGCTCTCTTTTGCTTGCGCGGGAGGTGGTCCGCGGGGGAAGAAGTTTCTGCCGGGTTAACGGGCGGATTGTTCCCCTCGCGGTTTACCGGGCGCTGGGAGAGCTTCTGGTCGATTTGCACGGGCAGCATGAGCACCAGTCCCTGCTTAAAACAGAACGGCACCGGGAACTGCTGGATCGCTTCGCCGGGGGTGAGGTATTGAGGCAGCGCTCCCTGGTGGAAGACCTTTACCAGCGCCTTGCTTTTCTGAAAAAGGAAAAAGAAAAACGGCGGCTGGATGAGAGCGAAGTCAGGCGCCGGGCGGACTACCTCCGCCATGCCATTGAAGAGATCGAGCGGGCAAGGCCCGTCCCGGGGGAAGAAGAAGAACTGCAGCAGGAGCGGGAGCGCCTCCGCTACAGGGAAAGGCTGGTGGAACTCACCCGCGAGGTGGTTTTTAGCCTTTCAGAAGGGGGTGCGGATCTGGTTTCCGCCTCTGACCTTTTGAGCCGGGCGCTGGATTTAACCCGGGAAATGGCGCGCTACGATGCCTCGGTGGCGAAGATCAACGCCTCCCTGGAAGAAATCAAGTACAAACTCGAAGATGTGGTTGATTCCCTGCACCGTTACAGGGAAAATCTGGATTTCGATCCGGAGCGCGCCCGGGAGGTGGAAGACAGGCTTTTTACTTTGAAAGGTTTGATGCGCAAGTACGGCCCCTCCCTGGCTGAAGTGTGCGCCTACCGGGAGCAGGCCGCCGCCGAACTGGAGGAGCTCTACTTGGTGCAGACCCGTTCCTGCGAACTGGCTGAAGAGTACGAAAAGGTCTTGCGCGAGTATGAGGAGGCGGCCCGCCTTTTGTCCGCTCTCCGGAGGGAAAAGGCGGCTTCCTTTATCGAGGCTGTAACAGATGAGCTGCGCAGCCTGGGGATGGAGCATGCCCGCTTTGACATCAAATGGGATAAGCTGGATGAGCCTGCTCCAGCGGGGTGGGACTGCCTGGAATTTCTGTTCAGCGCAAACCCGGGCGAACCCCTGAAGCCGCTTGCAAAGATCGCTTCAGGCGGCGAAATGTCCCGGGTGATGCTTGCACTCAAAGTCATTTTTGCCGAAAATGACGAGATCCCAACGCTTATCTTCGACGAAATTGACACCGGAATTGGAGGCCGGACGCTTCAGGTGGTGGGAGAGCGGCTCTCATCCGTCGCCCGCACAAAACAGGTTTTATGTGTGACCCATTCTCCTCACATTGCCGGAAGGGGCCGGAGACACTTCTACATCGAAAAAATCATCTCGGGGGGAGAGACGCGGACACTTGTCCGCCTGCTGGATTACCAGGCGCGGGTGGAAGAACTGGCAAGGATGCTGGGAGGCAGCGGGGATGAGGAGGTAACACGTATCCACGCGGAGCAGATCTTACAGCAGGGCTAG